The Paenibacillus sp. MBLB1832 genome has a window encoding:
- a CDS encoding phage tail protein yields MAGERRDPYRNFRFRIEVEGIQQAGFSEISGFDASLSVIEYREGNETITPRKLPGLAKYGNISLKWGVTDSMDMYNWMSESIQGKISRKTVTIIAINEEGGDVATWQVIEAWPSKYSAPSFKGTGNEVAIESLELAHEGMTRTK; encoded by the coding sequence ATGGCTGGCGAACGTAGGGATCCATACCGCAATTTTAGATTTAGAATTGAAGTAGAAGGAATTCAGCAAGCTGGATTCAGCGAAATTTCTGGATTTGACGCTTCTCTTTCGGTAATTGAGTACCGTGAAGGAAACGAAACCATCACACCTCGGAAGCTTCCGGGACTTGCAAAATACGGCAACATCTCATTGAAATGGGGGGTTACAGACTCCATGGATATGTACAACTGGATGTCTGAATCCATCCAAGGGAAAATCTCCCGTAAAACAGTTACGATTATCGCGATCAATGAAGAGGGCGGCGACGTAGCAACTTGGCAAGTTATCGAGGCATGGCCGTCCAAATACTCAGCACCAAGCTTCAAGGGTACTGGGAACGAGGTTGCCATCGAGAGCTTAGAGCTTGCTCATGAAGGTATGACTCGTACGAAGTAA
- a CDS encoding phage tail assembly protein, which yields MAFKTEYEFELPRGYVDENGTLHKRGVMRLATAADEILPMRDQRVQQNPGYLTIILLTRVITNLGDLRAIDTRVVEKFFTADLAFLQNFYRQINEMEVPRVHTSCPKCEHEFDVDVSFLDEMA from the coding sequence ATGGCTTTTAAGACAGAGTATGAATTCGAGCTTCCTAGAGGGTATGTCGATGAGAATGGAACACTGCATAAGAGAGGCGTTATGCGTCTAGCTACGGCGGCAGATGAGATTTTGCCGATGCGTGATCAACGTGTTCAGCAAAATCCAGGGTACTTAACGATCATCTTGCTTACGCGTGTTATCACCAATTTAGGTGACTTACGTGCGATTGATACGCGTGTCGTTGAGAAATTTTTCACAGCAGACCTAGCATTTCTACAAAACTTCTACCGTCAAATTAACGAAATGGAAGTGCCAAGGGTACATACGAGCTGCCCGAAATGTGAGCACGAATTCGATGTGGACGTGTCTTTTTTGGACGAGATGGCGTAA